A stretch of the Helicobacter kayseriensis genome encodes the following:
- a CDS encoding LutB/LldF family L-lactate oxidation iron-sulfur protein, producing the protein MEARELITEKLNDSQLRKNLDFAMSLLQTNRKKLLKDRYGDWEALREEGRKVKQNTLSRLPELLERFEENAKKNGIQVHWASDAKDANDIIYNLAKKNNVTKILKGKSMASEEIHFNAYLKKKGIQAIETDLGEIIIQLIDEPPVHIVVPAIHKNRYEIGEIFEKHLKVERFSEPKDLNAVARTHLRKEFQEFKMGLSGVNFAIANEGAIWLLENEGNGRMSTTVPDIHIAICGIEKIVESFDDAVILDTLLIPSATGQSITCYNNIITSPRKDGDLDGPKEVHVILLDHHRSDILSHKHYSKALSCIRCGTCMNHCPVYEKVGGHAYGATYPGPIGEVISPQIFGIDRYGYILNLCSLCGRCSEVCPVKIPLAEMIRDLRSEKAGQGSGEEILGISRIKPKMAEKLGFKIFAFLASTPWAWKSMLWGVKVFGPIGKPLAPLLPMIKQWTSCRAYPTLDASFQSQKLEGVIYE; encoded by the coding sequence ATGGAAGCAAGAGAACTTATCACAGAAAAACTCAATGATTCTCAACTTAGAAAAAATCTTGACTTTGCGATGAGCTTATTGCAAACCAATCGCAAAAAACTTCTCAAAGATCGTTATGGAGATTGGGAGGCCCTTAGAGAAGAAGGAAGAAAGGTCAAACAAAATACCCTCTCAAGACTTCCTGAGCTTCTAGAAAGATTTGAAGAAAATGCCAAGAAAAATGGCATTCAAGTACATTGGGCAAGCGATGCCAAAGACGCCAACGACATCATTTACAACTTGGCAAAGAAGAACAATGTCACAAAAATCCTCAAGGGTAAATCTATGGCAAGTGAAGAGATTCACTTTAATGCCTACCTCAAGAAAAAGGGAATCCAAGCCATTGAGACAGACTTGGGAGAGATTATCATTCAACTCATTGATGAGCCTCCTGTGCATATTGTTGTGCCAGCAATTCACAAAAATCGCTACGAAATTGGTGAGATTTTTGAAAAGCATCTCAAAGTAGAACGCTTTAGCGAACCCAAAGATCTTAATGCTGTAGCTCGCACACATTTGCGTAAAGAATTTCAAGAATTTAAGATGGGGCTTTCTGGAGTGAACTTTGCTATTGCCAATGAGGGGGCAATTTGGCTTCTTGAAAATGAGGGCAATGGGCGAATGAGCACAACAGTTCCAGATATTCATATTGCAATTTGTGGAATTGAAAAAATCGTTGAAAGCTTTGATGATGCTGTGATCTTAGATACTCTTCTTATTCCTTCAGCCACAGGGCAAAGCATCACTTGCTACAACAATATTATCACCTCACCTAGAAAGGATGGGGATTTAGATGGTCCAAAAGAAGTGCATGTTATTCTTCTTGATCACCATCGTAGCGATATCCTTTCTCACAAGCATTATTCCAAAGCCTTAAGTTGCATTCGTTGTGGGACTTGCATGAATCATTGTCCAGTCTATGAAAAGGTCGGAGGACACGCCTATGGTGCAACATATCCTGGGCCTATTGGCGAAGTAATCTCTCCTCAAATTTTTGGAATCGATCGATATGGCTACATTCTCAATCTCTGTTCACTTTGCGGAAGATGCTCTGAAGTGTGTCCAGTCAAAATCCCTCTTGCTGAAATGATTAGAGACTTACGAAGCGAAAAAGCAGGGCAAGGAAGCGGAGAAGAGATTCTTGGAATTTCACGAATCAAGCCAAAAATGGCAGAGAAACTTGGATTTAAAATCTTTGCCTTTTTAGCCTCAACCCCTTGGGCTTGGAAATCGATGCTGTGGGGTGTCAAAGTTTTTGGACCCATAGGAAAGCCCCTTGCCCCACTACTCCCTATGATCAAACAATGGACTTCTTGCAGAGCTTATCCCACTCTTGATGCAAGTTTTCAATCTCAAAAATTAGAAGGAGTGATTTATGAGTAA
- a CDS encoding LutC/YkgG family protein, translating into MSKAKILHNISKALAHNPLQNEKATYKDIIIPVEQDKIKEYKRLQEFNKAEVFETIEREIPQTLRTIFQKEQITQTLIPSTLENLEFSIPTLTYNKPMEELKNELFTIECGVLEADYGVANLGVVALTSSHIQPRLLSLITQHCIILLKKERILNNLSEVLSNIKIQHPNILPSNILFIAGPSRTADIELQVVFGVHGPQKVYVILY; encoded by the coding sequence ATGAGTAAAGCAAAAATTTTACACAACATCTCCAAGGCACTTGCTCACAACCCACTTCAAAACGAAAAAGCAACTTACAAAGATATCATTATCCCTGTAGAGCAAGATAAAATCAAAGAATACAAACGACTTCAAGAATTCAATAAGGCAGAGGTTTTTGAAACCATTGAAAGAGAGATTCCTCAAACCCTCCGGACAATCTTTCAAAAAGAACAAATTACACAGACACTCATCCCCTCAACACTAGAAAATCTTGAGTTCTCAATCCCTACCCTCACTTACAATAAACCCATGGAAGAACTAAAAAATGAGCTATTTACAATTGAATGTGGGGTTTTGGAAGCAGATTATGGGGTGGCGAACCTAGGCGTGGTTGCACTTACTTCAAGTCATATTCAGCCAAGGCTTCTTTCACTGATCACTCAGCATTGTATTATTTTGCTCAAAAAAGAAAGGATTTTAAATAATCTTTCTGAGGTTCTCTCAAATATCAAGATACAACATCCCAACATTTTGCCCAGCAATATTCTCTTTATTGCTGGCCCTTCTAGAACTGCAGATATTGAACTTCAAGTCGTATTTGGAGTGCATGGACCCCAAAAGGTCTATGTCATTCTATATTAA
- the metG gene encoding methionine--tRNA ligase, whose amino-acid sequence MMKTKDENMKSYITTPIYYVNDVPHIGHAYTTIIADFLKRFYTLEGKETFFLTGTDEHGQKIEQSAQSRGKTPMEYATEISQVFRSLWDEMGISYDHFIRTTDSYHIQAVQKAFKLMEQKGDIYLGEYEGHYCVSCESFFTQTQLKENGGCPDCGKPTQLIKEESYFFALSKYQDQLLKWYQTNPILPSYRQNEVINFVSQGLNDLSITRTTFDWGIPIPNQTREKHHIIYVWLDALMNYVSALGYGQAEEKMDFWKEAIHLVGKDILRFHAVYWPAFLLSLNLPLPKKIYAHGWWLNEGQKMSKSIGNVIDPRETSRKYGNDLFRYFLLREVPFGQDGDFSFNALIERNNSDLSNDLGNLLNRIIGMSEKYFSLSLESSVEEYFPEEIKQIQDIISSALLEIPQARFNRYLEEVWKLFTLGNGLISQYEPWNLMKHHKKEKTQALLTLLCNLLYKGAILISPAMPSSAQKIFFALGQTEGSIAELHQNITKFQLQKIDPLFPKLEKSEIQPSQQVAQAQQEKTTSTMIKIDDFLLSDLRVGEIKEAKAVEGSDKLLCFQVDLGEGRNRQIVSGIAKYYNPQELIGQQVCVVANLKPAKLMGLISEGMILSAKDENSLKLITPQGILKNGSKIG is encoded by the coding sequence ATTATGAAAACGAAAGATGAGAATATGAAAAGTTATATCACTACACCGATTTATTATGTCAATGATGTCCCTCATATTGGACATGCTTACACAACAATTATTGCTGATTTTCTCAAGAGATTCTACACCTTAGAGGGCAAAGAAACTTTCTTCCTTACAGGAACAGATGAGCATGGGCAAAAAATTGAACAATCTGCCCAATCTAGAGGAAAAACCCCTATGGAATATGCCACAGAGATCAGCCAAGTGTTTCGTTCGCTTTGGGATGAAATGGGCATTTCTTATGATCACTTCATTCGCACTACGGATTCTTATCATATTCAAGCAGTTCAAAAGGCTTTTAAACTAATGGAACAAAAGGGGGATATTTATTTGGGAGAATATGAAGGACACTATTGTGTTAGCTGTGAGAGTTTTTTTACCCAAACTCAGCTTAAGGAAAATGGAGGATGCCCAGATTGCGGAAAGCCCACACAACTCATTAAGGAAGAGAGCTACTTCTTTGCTCTCTCTAAATACCAAGATCAACTCCTCAAATGGTATCAAACCAATCCTATTCTCCCAAGCTATCGACAAAATGAAGTGATCAATTTTGTTTCTCAAGGCCTCAATGACCTCTCCATTACACGCACAACTTTTGATTGGGGTATTCCCATCCCCAATCAAACTAGAGAAAAACACCACATCATCTATGTCTGGCTTGATGCCCTAATGAATTATGTCAGTGCTCTAGGTTACGGACAAGCTGAGGAGAAAATGGATTTTTGGAAAGAAGCGATCCATCTTGTAGGAAAAGATATCTTAAGGTTTCATGCAGTCTATTGGCCTGCGTTTCTGCTTTCTCTCAATCTTCCTCTACCCAAAAAGATTTATGCCCATGGTTGGTGGCTCAATGAAGGACAAAAGATGAGCAAAAGCATCGGCAATGTCATCGATCCAAGAGAAACTTCCCGCAAATACGGAAATGATCTTTTTCGTTATTTTCTTCTAAGAGAAGTGCCATTTGGACAAGATGGGGATTTCAGTTTCAATGCCCTCATTGAACGCAACAATTCTGACTTAAGCAATGATTTGGGGAATCTTCTTAATCGCATCATTGGAATGAGCGAAAAATATTTTTCTCTTTCTTTAGAATCTTCTGTCGAAGAATATTTTCCCGAAGAAATTAAACAAATCCAAGACATCATCTCTTCTGCTCTACTTGAAATCCCTCAAGCACGTTTCAACCGCTATCTTGAAGAGGTTTGGAAGCTCTTTACATTGGGCAATGGCCTCATTAGCCAATATGAACCTTGGAATCTCATGAAACATCACAAAAAAGAAAAAACACAAGCACTGCTAACCTTGCTTTGCAATCTTCTTTATAAGGGAGCTATTTTAATTTCCCCAGCAATGCCTTCAAGTGCTCAGAAAATCTTTTTTGCTCTAGGACAAACAGAAGGATCAATCGCAGAGCTCCATCAAAATATTACAAAGTTCCAACTTCAAAAAATTGATCCTCTTTTCCCTAAGCTTGAAAAATCTGAGATCCAACCCTCGCAGCAAGTAGCACAAGCTCAACAAGAAAAAACCACTTCAACAATGATCAAAATAGACGATTTTTTACTCTCTGATTTAAGAGTTGGGGAAATCAAAGAAGCAAAAGCTGTAGAAGGTAGCGATAAGCTTCTTTGCTTTCAAGTAGATCTTGGCGAAGGAAGAAATCGCCAAATTGTTTCAGGAATTGCAAAATATTATAATCCCCAAGAGCTCATTGGCCAACAAGTTTGCGTTGTGGCGAATCTAAAGCCTGCAAAACTCATGGGGTTAATAAGTGAAGGAATGATTCTATCTGCCAAAGATGAGAATTCACTCAAGCTCATTACTCCTCAGGGCATATTGAAAAATGGAAGTAAAATTGGTTAA
- the cmoB gene encoding tRNA 5-methoxyuridine(34)/uridine 5-oxyacetic acid(34) synthase CmoB, translated as MTNQHHKLQAKNIAPLLQAISSLPKIKNQVSFLDAITITPSSPISPQTKQAIIELAQNLKPWRKGPFSIDDLFIDSEWQSFKKFNLISPHLNIQDKDVADIGCNNGYYLFKMIPYSPKSLTGFDPYALFKCQFDFINHFMQSQITFELLGIEDLPAYPKLFDVILCMGVLYHRTDPVMTLKHLSRALKPQGEVILDTLILKSEEDIALCPPKSYAKMSNAYFIPSIKALEGWCERAGFIEFECFATVQTNTAEQRKTSWIDSLSLENFLDPNDSNKTVEGYQAPIRGYFKLRRK; from the coding sequence ATGACTAATCAGCACCACAAACTGCAGGCCAAAAACATTGCTCCACTTCTTCAAGCCATCTCCTCCCTCCCCAAAATCAAAAATCAAGTTTCTTTTTTAGATGCAATCACAATCACCCCATCCTCGCCCATTTCCCCACAAACCAAACAAGCCATTATTGAACTTGCCCAAAATCTAAAACCTTGGAGAAAAGGGCCTTTCAGTATTGATGATCTTTTTATTGATAGTGAGTGGCAAAGCTTTAAAAAATTTAACCTCATCTCACCCCATCTCAACATTCAAGATAAAGATGTTGCCGATATTGGATGCAACAATGGATATTATCTATTCAAAATGATTCCCTATTCTCCTAAAAGCCTCACAGGATTTGACCCTTATGCACTTTTTAAATGTCAATTTGACTTCATCAATCATTTCATGCAAAGCCAAATCACTTTTGAACTTTTAGGGATTGAAGACTTGCCCGCATATCCTAAGCTATTTGATGTCATCTTGTGTATGGGTGTTTTGTATCATCGCACCGATCCCGTCATGACACTCAAACACCTATCAAGAGCTCTAAAACCTCAAGGTGAGGTGATTTTGGATACCTTGATCTTAAAAAGTGAAGAAGATATTGCGCTATGCCCACCCAAAAGTTATGCAAAAATGAGCAATGCATATTTTATTCCAAGCATTAAAGCCCTTGAGGGATGGTGTGAAAGGGCGGGATTTATAGAATTTGAATGTTTTGCAACAGTTCAAACCAACACAGCAGAACAAAGAAAAACATCATGGATAGATAGTCTAAGCTTGGAAAATTTCTTAGATCCCAATGATTCCAACAAAACAGTTGAGGGATATCAAGCCCCAATCAGAGGATATTTTAAGTTAAGGAGAAAATAA
- a CDS encoding PaaI family thioesterase, with protein sequence MDHLSQSVQVDLSVCNALKPELCGTILKHTQEELITSFYPSQQMISDETNLIHSGFIFNAANYAAMCLVNQPNALTIKADVQFLAPIEFEQEMLFLASIKQSNNKKYEILVKGTLLDIKVFEAIFHISIFDKQLFKLNFKS encoded by the coding sequence ATGGATCATCTATCTCAGTCAGTACAGGTTGATCTATCTGTATGCAATGCGCTCAAGCCCGAACTTTGTGGAACAATCCTCAAACATACACAAGAGGAGCTCATCACATCCTTTTATCCCTCGCAACAAATGATTAGCGATGAAACCAATCTTATTCACTCTGGCTTTATTTTTAATGCTGCCAATTATGCAGCAATGTGTCTTGTCAATCAGCCAAATGCCCTAACAATCAAAGCTGATGTTCAGTTTTTGGCACCCATTGAATTTGAACAAGAGATGCTTTTTTTGGCAAGCATCAAGCAATCTAACAATAAAAAATACGAAATCTTAGTCAAGGGAACCTTGCTTGATATCAAAGTTTTTGAGGCGATTTTTCACATTTCTATTTTTGACAAGCAATTGTTTAAGCTCAATTTCAAGTCATAG
- the aspA gene encoding aspartate ammonia-lyase yields the protein MKRIEHDFLGDLEIAEDVYYGVQTFRALENFDISHDKLKNFPSFIIALAQVKKAAALANYELGLLSSDLKNYICQACDLVMSGKYNDQFVVDMIQGGAGTSTNMNANEVIANIALELMGHKKGQYQYCHPNDHVNLSQSTNDAYPTAMRIAIYDKLTHLAEMMKFLQASYDRKAEEFKDILKMGRTQLQDAVPMTLGAEFKTFSIMIGEDIDRVLEARNLIREINLGGTAIGTGMNSHPDYAKVVEKKLQEVTGKPFITAGNLIEATQDNGAYVQVSGVLKRVAVKLSKVCNDLRLLSSGPRAGIGEITLPKMQPGSTIMPGKVNPVIPEVVNQVCFMVIGNDVTVSFAAEAGQLQLNVMEPVLAYALFNSMEMLSKAMRTLASKCIDGITANKEVCKNYVFGSIGIVTALNPYIGYEKSAWIATEALKTGKGVREIVLEQGLLTQNQLDEIFKPENMLKPHMTNEDKQKMQK from the coding sequence ATGAAAAGAATTGAACATGATTTCTTGGGAGACTTAGAAATTGCAGAAGATGTGTATTATGGTGTGCAAACTTTTAGAGCTTTGGAAAACTTTGACATTTCTCATGATAAATTAAAAAATTTTCCCAGCTTCATTATTGCGCTAGCGCAAGTCAAAAAAGCTGCAGCCCTTGCCAACTACGAACTTGGACTGCTTAGCAGTGATCTCAAAAACTACATTTGCCAAGCTTGTGATCTAGTTATGAGTGGAAAATACAATGACCAATTTGTTGTCGATATGATTCAAGGTGGAGCTGGAACAAGTACAAATATGAATGCAAATGAAGTTATTGCCAACATCGCCCTTGAGCTAATGGGACACAAAAAAGGACAATATCAATACTGCCACCCAAATGATCATGTCAATCTAAGCCAATCAACCAACGATGCTTACCCTACGGCAATGAGAATTGCAATTTATGACAAACTTACACATCTTGCGGAGATGATGAAGTTTTTGCAAGCATCTTATGATCGCAAAGCAGAAGAATTCAAAGACATCCTCAAAATGGGAAGAACTCAACTTCAAGATGCTGTTCCCATGACCCTTGGAGCAGAATTTAAAACATTTTCAATTATGATCGGGGAGGATATTGATCGCGTCTTAGAAGCAAGAAACCTGATTCGAGAGATCAATCTAGGTGGAACAGCAATTGGAACAGGAATGAATTCGCATCCTGATTATGCAAAAGTTGTCGAAAAGAAACTTCAAGAAGTGACAGGCAAACCCTTTATTACTGCAGGAAATCTCATTGAAGCCACACAAGATAATGGTGCTTACGTCCAAGTTAGCGGTGTTTTAAAGCGTGTGGCAGTTAAACTTTCAAAGGTTTGCAATGACCTTAGACTTTTGAGCTCTGGTCCACGAGCAGGAATTGGCGAAATTACACTTCCAAAGATGCAGCCTGGTAGCACAATTATGCCTGGAAAAGTCAATCCCGTGATCCCCGAAGTAGTCAATCAAGTGTGCTTTATGGTCATTGGAAATGATGTTACTGTATCTTTTGCTGCAGAAGCTGGACAACTTCAACTCAATGTTATGGAGCCAGTTTTGGCATATGCTCTCTTTAACTCAATGGAGATGTTAAGCAAAGCAATGAGAACTCTTGCAAGCAAATGCATTGATGGAATCACAGCCAATAAAGAAGTATGCAAAAATTATGTCTTTGGATCAATTGGGATTGTTACTGCACTCAATCCCTACATTGGCTATGAAAAATCTGCTTGGATTGCTACAGAAGCACTCAAAACAGGTAAAGGGGTGCGTGAAATCGTTTTAGAACAAGGATTGCTCACTCAAAACCAACTTGATGAAATCTTCAAACCAGAAAATATGCTCAAACCCCATATGACGAATGAAGATAAACAAAAAATGCAAAAATAA
- a CDS encoding anaerobic C4-dicarboxylate transporter, with amino-acid sequence MIALEIIVLLGTIFIGVRIGGIGIGYAGGVGVVVLTLLLGLQPGSIPTDVILIIASVIAAISAMQVAGGMDYLVDLAEKILRKNPRYINYLAPLITYTLTLFAGTGHTAFSMMPVIIDVAKSTNIKPSAPLSIAVVASQIAITASPISAAVVYMTGILEPLGMSYLSLLGIWILTTFCGCMITAFLVSTFSSLDLSKDKTYQERLAQGLVSKPKGHNQRNITSSAKLSVGFFLIGVLFVVAYACAISNNIKLIDPVVLPRDGAIISFMLVVASLIVLFCKVKPAQIPDSSVFKSGMVACICVLGVAWLGDTFVKAHIEGIKTYASAMVTDYPFLLAVGLIFGSMLLYSQAATAKALMPAVIVALGIDSGNIENAYIVVASFAAVSALFVLPTYPTLLGAVQMDDTGSTKIGKYVFNHSFMIPGLLSIGISVALGFILAPLML; translated from the coding sequence ATGATTGCTTTAGAGATTATTGTGTTGCTGGGCACCATTTTTATTGGTGTCCGAATTGGGGGCATTGGTATAGGATATGCAGGTGGAGTAGGAGTTGTTGTCCTTACACTTTTGTTGGGATTACAGCCAGGTTCCATTCCTACAGATGTCATTTTGATCATTGCATCAGTTATTGCAGCAATTTCTGCAATGCAGGTAGCTGGTGGTATGGACTATTTAGTTGATCTAGCTGAAAAGATTTTGCGCAAAAATCCACGATATATCAACTATCTAGCACCACTCATCACATACACACTCACACTTTTTGCCGGAACGGGGCACACAGCATTTTCTATGATGCCCGTCATTATCGATGTGGCCAAAAGCACAAATATCAAACCATCAGCCCCATTAAGCATTGCTGTTGTTGCATCTCAAATTGCCATCACAGCCTCACCTATCTCAGCTGCTGTTGTATATATGACAGGTATTTTAGAACCCCTAGGAATGAGTTATTTAAGCCTGCTTGGGATTTGGATTTTGACTACTTTCTGTGGATGCATGATTACAGCATTCCTTGTTAGCACCTTTAGCTCACTTGATTTGAGCAAAGACAAAACCTATCAAGAGCGACTTGCTCAAGGCTTAGTTTCCAAACCCAAAGGCCACAATCAAAGAAACATTACTTCAAGCGCCAAGCTTTCTGTTGGCTTTTTTCTTATTGGAGTTTTGTTTGTTGTCGCCTATGCCTGCGCAATTTCAAACAATATTAAACTAATCGATCCAGTTGTCTTGCCACGAGATGGAGCAATCATTAGCTTTATGCTTGTTGTTGCATCTTTGATTGTTTTATTTTGCAAAGTCAAACCAGCTCAAATACCCGATTCGAGTGTTTTTAAAAGCGGAATGGTTGCCTGTATTTGTGTCTTGGGCGTTGCGTGGTTGGGCGATACTTTTGTCAAAGCGCATATTGAAGGAATCAAAACCTATGCTTCAGCAATGGTTACTGATTATCCATTTCTTCTGGCTGTTGGACTGATCTTTGGATCAATGCTTCTTTATTCTCAAGCAGCAACAGCCAAAGCTTTAATGCCCGCTGTTATAGTTGCTCTTGGGATTGATTCTGGAAATATAGAAAATGCCTATATTGTCGTTGCTTCTTTTGCAGCAGTCAGTGCGTTATTTGTTTTGCCAACTTATCCAACTCTTTTGGGTGCTGTACAAATGGATGATACAGGCTCAACTAAAATTGGAAAATATGTCTTCAATCACTCTTTTATGATTCCAGGACTTCTGTCAATTGGGATTAGCGTGGCTTTAGGCTTTATTTTGGCTCCACTTATGCTCTAA
- a CDS encoding Gfo/Idh/MocA family protein — MKKIKCAIIGYGYWGINIAKSLDKWGLFEIETIFDEDISRIKEAQKLYQFKIYSSYEEILKNDAIEAIFIITPPQTHYQLAKKAIMAEKHLFVEKPLTTNLKEAYELYELASQRNLKIHCDHVFLYSPAVGYLKSNIESFGELVYIHSRRINLGLFQSNVDVIWDLAIHDLSIIDALVGLEIKKVSTFSKKYQSYPNDALANISIELESGIIATISVSWLSPIKVREMIIGGSKKSAVYDDVQRDKIRIYDAGVVIKDEFDKDTLFAKMVEYRLGQEEVPNLPSYMSLDASIETFYHMILQNGPSNRDHVLRVIEALEIISKA; from the coding sequence ATGAAAAAAATCAAATGTGCCATTATTGGGTATGGTTATTGGGGAATCAATATTGCAAAAAGTTTAGATAAATGGGGTTTGTTTGAGATTGAGACAATTTTTGATGAAGATATCTCGCGTATTAAAGAGGCTCAAAAGCTGTATCAATTCAAAATTTACTCAAGCTATGAGGAGATTTTGAAAAATGATGCAATTGAGGCGATTTTCATCATTACTCCCCCTCAAACGCATTATCAGCTTGCCAAAAAGGCAATTATGGCAGAAAAACACCTTTTTGTCGAAAAGCCATTAACGACAAATCTGAAAGAGGCTTATGAGCTTTATGAGCTTGCAAGCCAAAGAAATCTCAAGATTCATTGCGATCATGTTTTTCTTTATTCTCCTGCGGTTGGCTACTTAAAAAGCAATATTGAAAGCTTTGGAGAGCTTGTTTATATTCACTCAAGGCGCATTAATCTCGGGCTTTTTCAGAGCAATGTAGATGTGATTTGGGATTTAGCGATCCATGATTTGAGTATTATTGATGCCCTTGTTGGACTTGAAATTAAAAAAGTGAGCACTTTTAGCAAGAAGTATCAAAGCTATCCCAATGATGCTTTGGCCAATATTAGCATTGAGTTAGAAAGTGGAATCATAGCCACAATTAGCGTATCTTGGCTTAGTCCTATTAAGGTGCGAGAAATGATTATTGGGGGAAGCAAGAAAAGTGCGGTTTATGATGATGTGCAACGAGATAAGATTCGAATCTATGATGCAGGAGTTGTGATTAAAGATGAGTTTGATAAAGATACTCTTTTTGCAAAAATGGTGGAATATCGATTAGGGCAAGAAGAGGTGCCAAATCTTCCTAGTTATATGTCTTTAGATGCCTCTATTGAGACCTTTTATCATATGATCCTGCAAAATGGACCTTCTAATCGCGATCATGTTTTGAGGGTTATTGAAGCCTTGGAGATTATCTCAAAAGCATAG
- a CDS encoding acyltransferase — protein sequence MKALQSQIRDVRSGKGVKIIEPCNLYECELGDEVFVGPFTEIQAGVKIGARSRIQSHSFICSLVEIGKDCFVGHGVMFVNDLFAEGYPSKSSSEWRATKIGNQVSIGSNATILPVRICDGVVIGAGSVVTKDIAQRGIYAGNPARKIRDL from the coding sequence ATGAAAGCTTTACAATCTCAAATACGCGATGTGAGAAGTGGAAAGGGGGTAAAGATCATTGAGCCTTGCAATTTATATGAATGTGAATTGGGAGATGAGGTGTTTGTCGGTCCTTTCACGGAGATCCAAGCCGGTGTCAAGATTGGTGCAAGAAGCAGGATACAAAGCCATAGTTTTATTTGCTCTCTTGTTGAGATTGGCAAAGATTGCTTTGTAGGGCATGGAGTGATGTTTGTAAATGATTTATTTGCAGAGGGGTATCCCTCCAAGAGTAGCTCTGAATGGAGGGCGACAAAGATTGGCAATCAGGTTAGCATCGGATCTAATGCAACAATCTTGCCTGTGAGAATTTGTGATGGTGTAGTGATTGGCGCTGGAAGTGTGGTAACAAAAGATATTGCACAAAGAGGAATTTATGCAGGAAATCCTGCGAGAAAAATAAGGGATTTGTGA